A section of the Methanosarcina mazei S-6 genome encodes:
- a CDS encoding ArsR/SmtB family transcription factor gives MINEKNLQIFKALSEDTRYRIIKALIESECKCGENKHGNKGEICACEIPEIIGKTQSNTSMHLAKLQDWGIIKVRKEGKKRLYSIQNEKIRKILEVLEE, from the coding sequence ATGATTAATGAAAAAAACTTACAAATTTTCAAGGCTCTTAGCGAAGATACAAGGTATAGAATCATCAAGGCTCTAATTGAATCTGAGTGCAAATGTGGGGAAAATAAACACGGTAATAAAGGTGAAATATGCGCATGTGAAATTCCAGAAATTATTGGTAAGACTCAATCCAATACCTCAATGCACCTTGCAAAACTACAGGACTGGGGGATAATTAAAGTAAGAAAAGAAGGCAAAAAGAGATTATATTCCATACAAAACGAAAAAATCAGGAAAATCCTGGAAGTCCTTGAAGAGTAA